ttatgattatgccagttttagtcaaaattacaaaataaaagctcgtTTTCTGAAACATAAtcactgcagagcggcaggagttcattagaaattcacctctgagttgtgaataGGACTGTTGGCGACCCCCGCTCCTCCTTCCCCATTACTGAGagttcagagcagggagcttgtggtcggCCCAGTGTAATTTCTACGTCCCAAATACAAAACTTTTtagactgcattttttttgcctgctcctggttcacaacgatttgaataaaacaatactctgaaatgcaactTTCTGCCTAATTGTTTTCATGTATgccttccatcatgagaaaatgccacaagaacataaaaacgcccaaaacacaattttcatcagagtggatctttaagctatttcctttttccttcttAGATTTTTGatcatcacattttttttcttccattttgctAACAACATATCAGGTACTCTTTAAAATGTCTCAGAACATATGCAGcacatgtttatttttgccttttctACACAGTATCATGCTCCAAAAGTTACTTTTCTACTTCTACCTCTGTTTGGGCTTTTCAGTATAAAATTTGGATCCAATTTTGTGTTTCAAATGCTCCTCTCTATTAGAACATGCAGAAACacagatttattattatttttttgttttcttatacAGATGAAGCCATTATTTTGTTATGCTTGTACTCTTCTTTCTCTAATTGCTGCTTTCATACAACCAATATAAGCTGATTTTGTCTGCTTAGCCTATAGCAGGATTGAATGTGTCTTATAGAAATagattttaaaccaaaaacctATGCATGTCAGTTGCTACAAACAGTGTTatgttttatcattattttttacttgtatttttctgaaatgAATCACTGCCCAAACAGCAGTGACTCTGTGTTGCACAGCTTCCTCTGTGCAGTGGGCTCCCTCTGTCTGCAGAGCCCTGTCAGGATGCGTTGCGCAGCATTGAAGTTGTATTTACTGCGTCGTCATCCTGTTCTGTTTCACCAGCAGAGGTCCTCAGCGCACAGTCTTTGCACCAGAATGACGTAATGGTCAGGCTCTAGACACAAATGCTCAGAATCTGAGATAATTAGGCCTCCTTTATTTGTCTGCTACCATCAAGTATTCCTTTGAGAGCATTTGATGCTTTTGAAAGCATCGTTAAAATGCATGCACGCATTTGACCTGCATGTGTTTGGACTGTTGCAACATCAACAACAGGCATTTTTTCTGATAACAGCCGAGTAGTTGATGGTTTGCAAGGGGTGAATGTTGGGATCTCCTGCAGTGCATTCATCAGCGCTGCATCTCACAAACactattaaagaaaaatggtATTTTAGTACATGTTATATTCtatatttgtataaaataaCAATGATTCTGCTTTAGGTTTTTATACTCAACctgtgtcaaaaataaataactggTTCTGAATCACTTTCCTAAGATGTTTCGTTGCTTTTTCTATTTGAAACAAACATATTGTGTGGAGGCACTTTGCGTGTTGGAGCACTTAAAAGAAACTCATTAATCAACATACACAACACTTTCCTGTAGATGTTGGGTTTAACATTTGATGTAGTGGGAATTAAAGGTCTTACAGGACACCATTACACAAATGGGTGCTCATATCTATTACACTGTATCTTCAAACGGGATGGCTTAATATGTTAACAGCTTTGGGAGCTGAAACAGTTATCAATGTGAAACACCTCCAAAATTGGTAGAGTATGTCCTGTGGGACTTTGACTGGAAGGATGATAATGGCAAAGCAACCAGACCTTGTAGTGATGGACAAAGAAGAGAGGAAAGCCgatgtggtggatgtggcagtaccaagtgatggaaacatcaggaagatggaacatgagaaactggagaaataccagggattaagggaagaactggagaaagcatggaaagtgaaggtttCAGATGTGCCAGTGGTgattggagcacttggggcaaTAACCCCCAAACTGGAGGAGTGGTTACCACAGATCCATGGACTTCAGActtctcagtccagaaaagtgcagagCTAAAGAGACTGAGCAGGACACTccagctcccaggcctctggtagaggacccaagcttgGATGAGAAACCAGGGTGAGAAGAGATTTCTTTGGTGTCATTTTTCTACAGGACTTCGCACCAACTGCTAAAGGTACCAAAAGCTGGTTCAATGACTGGTGTTGCCATTTTTGATTAGTCAGCAAAGTTGCCTGACCAAAACTTGTAATAAAATTTATTGGCTGCTTTCAAAAGGAAGATGAGAGACACCAGACAACATGCAGATGACCTAAAGGGGGCTTTATAAGCAATCTGGGCTTCCATTAGAGTCTGACCCATCCATAGCCACAGGCTGATCACCTTCATCCCATTGGGCATTTTATGATACTTAATGCAAAAGGAGACTCAAAGAAGTACTGAGTTCTTAGaaattaaattagtttttagaaGTTTAACATTTGTGCCCAAATCATAATGTACTGATTAatcaatttttctgttttcctagGCCGCAGTAAGCCACGTTAAAAGCGCCAGAATACCTTAttagtcaaataaaaaacacagtccaacacaGGCAGACAATAACCATGTTAGCCTATTCACAATAAtaccaaataaaacattttgacaaagcACAGGGCACCTTCAGTAAGCCAACCAGAAATAATTTATATATAAGCAACTCCAGATTACAAGGCGCACcgctgtttctttaaaaaaatgaaggcttTGAAATGTGCTTTATAGTGCAAAACTAGGCATGCATTGTGTagacattttatattttctgtttaaaaatttCCAAATATTTAAGGAAAGAGTTTGAGGTGGACTTTGGGAGATGTTTGAGAGgaactttatttatagaaaaaaactcTCTTATCCACCTCAGAGTTCCAGGAAATGATCCCACAACATTTATTTCATTGTAAATTTAAATCTCCTAGACCGAGGTTCAGGTGTTACATCAAAATAACAAAGCTTTAATGTATGAGTGATCATTCAAGCACTTGTGTTTTACAAACTTGTCTTTCATTGGTTGACCTAGTGGAGTTGGCATGGAAACGCAGAATGAACCATGCTAAATTAGGTTCAAAAGAAGCACGTCATCTCTCCAGAGGCAGAAatagacacaaacacatacaggCCATAGGCAGCCTAAGTGCAGTCACCATGGTTTTGATGCCTTAATTTGTTTAACATATTTAGGGCAAGGGGGGTGGCCTTTGAAAGAGCAAATAAGTTCATAGAGAAACACGCAAACAGCCATTAAATAAAAGCTCTGGGGTGAAACATGAATTTAAGCCATTTATTTAGCCAATTTCTGTGGTTGTTATGCATTAAATGGAGCTAACATCACTTATTGCTGATTGTCACGAAGGTCAACGTGGAATCATGTGAGAGGGTTTTTTGACAAAAGCGAGCATTCACAGGATGCATTTGTTTCAGTGTCTTCCTTTGTAACTTCAGGGATCAGGCTGGGAGAAGCAAATATCTGTGAAAATGAGCGTAATGTTTCTAATGTCACCGTGGCACAACGCAGGCCCTTATGATCCATTCTGTACCCCGTATTGTTCCGCGCCACAAAGCATTGGCGCCCGTCGTAGACGGCCAAATCCTGGATTGCAGGTGTTACCAAGAAGCAAACATGTGTTGTGACACAGCCGGAGGGAGAATCTGTTCTTTTTTCAGGGAGATGGCCCAGCCATCTGTGGTGAATATCAGCACCTGACGTGCTGAAACCCTCGTGTTTTTGTCTATTCTCAGCTCTCAGCTTCTGGCTTTAGCAGCAAACAGATCTCCTCTTTGTGTCACCTTTGCTCCCTTTTTTCCTCTcactttcacttttttcttaaataagcTCCAACTGTACGGCCATTAGAATGAGTTTAGAATTAGCAGATAATCAGCTCACTTCAGCCTTCTGCTTTGCTCTTTTTAGCGGTGATATCAAACACTTGAAAGAGATCCACTCAATCTCTGGGGAGTTATCCAGCAGATCCATTTATACTAATAATAGCACACATTCCTAAACCATTTTACTGATGATAAAGTATGCATGTTAAGTGTTTTCCCTTGCTCCTGATTGGCTGGGCATTTGTGTATTCACTATCCAGGTCAGTGAGCTTGCAGTGTGTTGGACTGATTTTCCTGTTAAGGGCAATCCCAGCCTGCAGTGGAGCACAAGAAACCAGGcagaaaacaattttctttgctCTAATCAGCATTAtagaaaacaaggaaaaaaatcatgacTTAAAGAGATCTCATCCCTCTGACATTTCAACGttgttttattgattacataagaaacaaaacagtctACACAAAGATGTTCTCATTTAATTACAAGTAAGATTAAGATATAAATGCACCAGTGTTCAACCTGGAGGTACTTTTTTACTGTCCTTTTTGTCAGGCTCAAATGTCCACTGTGCCATATATAATGGCTGTAGTCCATTTCCGGctaagattttttctttttacccgCAATCAAGTTTCTTTAATATTCCACAAGCAGTACTGATCCTTTCACGAACGTATAAGAGCTGCTCAGTCCAGTGTCCAGTGCAAAAGTTAATGGCACATTTTCTGCTACATAGATCCAGAGATAAATGTGGAATGTAGATTTGGTTGCTGCATTAATTGAAAGAGGTTGTTCTCTTTAATTCTtggcataaattaaaaaaaggtggtggtgggggggctaCTATCAAGatgtacaaaaaagaaagactaaAAGACTGGAAGTTACCCATAAAAAGAGGGAGTAAGAAAAGTTTTTCAGTATACAGAAATTGGAGTGTTTGTAGGAAAAGCACCCGTAAAAAGGCACTCGCCTTGTCTGTGTGTATGCGTCCATGTTCCCAGATGTCTTTGTATGTCCTTGGTCGTGGAGTGTCCAGGTGTGATCCTCTTTCCTGAGTTCTTGTCCAGTGGGTTCAGCACCAGAGTCAGGCTGTCACACCTGTTCTCATTGACATGTTTTGTGCTTGAGTTGCATCAGCCTCCTCCCACTCCTATTATGACGCTGTGTGGCTGAAAGATGAAAGGATTGCTGTATAGAATGTAGCATTAAAAGGCCTGTGCTGGACTAAAGTTGCAGTAAAAGCATTGATCTGTTAAATGAGTTGCTTTATTTTCTGACCTGGCTGcctccacctgcagctgcaggttTATTTCCGGCCCTGCGAACAGGTACTTTGGACACAGGGATCTTGGTGCGAGGAGCGTCTTTTGTCTGTGCGCCATGCTTCACTGGGATCTTTGATGTGGGTGTAGAAGCTTCGGCTGTGCTGCCTTTACTTGCTTCATGTGAGTTGAAATGGGGTCTTTCTTCCATTATAGGCGTAGGGGGGTCTCTGCTTGATTCATCGTTGACATATTGGCTTTCCCGGACAGGTATCTTAActactcttcctcctccaactACAGGTATTTTGCTGAGCCCTGAGGCTTTGACCGATgttggtttcttttctttggggGGTTGTTGCAGTTCGGTCCGTGGCTCATAAAGTGGTTCTCTTGTTTTTGACAGCGAAGCCTGGCTTCTGTCACCATCTACAACATCTGGACTGGTCAACTGATAATCGGTTGAGGCTCTCATTTTAGCAGAGAGGGGCATCTCACTCATCCCAGGCGCAGGTGGAGAAATAGAAGTGATAGGGCATGGGGGAAGATTAGCGCTAGGCTGAGAAACTGTGATCTGAGCAGAAGTTGAAGCAGTTTTTGGGAGCGAAACAGGGATGCTAACAGAGGCAGAAGATTCTTTAGAGAAGGACAAAGCAGGTCCAGCAgggactttaaaaacagctgattgaGTAGGCGCAACAGGATCTTTAGATGAAGAAGTTGCCGTTGTTTCAGGAGCAGCTGAATATTTGCATGCATTTGAAACGGAAGTCCGAGTGGGAACCGAAGACTCTTTTAAGGGAGCGGCCTGCATTTTAACAAAAGCAGGTAAATCTTTAGGTAAAGAATCTGAGACTTGGGCCGTGGTGGGGATTGGTTTTGATTGAGCAACTTCACCTTGAGCTTTAGAAACAGAGGTTGGGATCTGAGCAGAAGAAGCTTGAGAGTGACAGGCTGTGATCTGACTCAGAGCAGTTGGTGCCAGTGATTGTGGAGAAGCAGCATGTGTTGCCGTTTCTGGAATTAGTCTGGGAGGAGATGAAGTTTTATCAGTAGAGGCTGGTGATGTACTGGCTTTAATTGTGGGAAGAGTCTTATCAACAGCTGAAGAATGCACCGGGGCAGATGCTGGACTGGGCTGGGCTTTATTTGCTGTAGTCAAAGTTGAAGAAGGGTGAGGAGCGGAAACAGTGGGAGAGGTCTTATTTGAGTCCAACAGGGTAGTGCTGAGGGAAGGCTTGGAAGGGGCTGTAAAAACTGAGTCAGAAGTTGTAGATGACGTGGGAACTGTTGTAATCTCGGAGGAAACAATCGAAGCAGAGGTGGAAGGCTTGGCTGTAATTGTGCAGGTTGTTGAAATCGTATCTGGAGCTTTAGGCCCTTCTGCAGCAGCACTTTGGGAGGGCTTAAAGGAATTTGTCTTTTGCAGGTTCAAACAATTGACTGAATCCAATTTCACAGGTGGAAGTTGGGTAACAGCGACAGCTGGGTTATGGGTCATGGATCCAGGAGAAGAAGTAGTTAAAGTGACAGTCTTGCTTGCAGAAGCAATACTTTGGGGAGATGGCGTGATGTCTGCAAAACGTTTGCCAGCTGAGGTGGGAGCTGAACTGACCAGTGTGCTTGAAGAAGCTGTAGTCGGAGCAGAAGTGGAGCTCGGTGTAGACTGACTTGTTTTTGAAGAGGAAGACAATCCTGGGAAGTTTGTCATCATCACAGGAGAGGTTAAGGGTTTGGTTGTAGTGGCAGAAGGAGCCAGTTCAGCTTTATTGCTGGTAGAAGTATGAGCGGAGTCAATTTTGAGTTTCACTGATTCAGAAATGAATGAGGATTCAGTAGAAGTTGTGAGGGTGGTGCTTGGGGATGTCATAGCAGATGAGAAAATAGGTTGTGTTGTGGTGGAGGCTGGTGGAGAGGAAATGGTTGTCTTGGAGATAAAAGACATTGATGATGGATTCACATTAGTTACCGCAGCATCTATGGCTTTGCTGGCTTTTCCCCACTCCGCTTCCACATCAGCTATGATGTCTCCTCCTCCTGAGATTGAGTCAAAGGTCAGGAGAGAGGAGATGTCTGCCAGTAGGGAGGTCAGACTGTTATCATCAGGTACCAGCGTTGGCTCAGAGGTGGGCAAAGGTGACACGTGTTCATTAGTTTTACTCACATTGGCCGTTTTCATCTTGGGAGTTGTGGTCACTGATGAGGGCTTGGCTGAACCATCGTGTGTGGTGAAGACGTCTGTCTCCGGACTGTCCAAAGAACGAGGCTGGCATTTTGGTGTCAAAGTGAGGTCTTCTTTGATGATTTCCACACTGTTGGCACGCGATGACCTAAGAATTGGGCTTGgaggaacttcctgtttgtcatttttgtcctTCAAACGAGACTTGACGTTGCCAAAAAGGCCTTTCAGTCCACGGCGTTGTCGAGCCACTGGCTGGGACACTGTTTGGACTCGTCTGTCCCCCACTCCCCTTCTGCTTCCTCTCAACAGAGAAAGAAAGCTGAGAGACCTGGCTGAGCTGACGGAGGAGATGGAGGCGCGAGCCGGGGCGGCAGCTAGAATGGCATCCTCTCGAAGTGTTTCGTCCTCTGTCTGCTCCGTCTCTCCTTGACTCACGTCCTGTCGTTTTTCCTTGTCTGGTTCCTGTTCGGAATCAGGTGCAGGAGTCTCTGAAAATCCATCCGAGGTCTGGCTCCTGAGAACAGGTGACTTGTTGTTGCCATCCCCTTTGCTTCGGATAGAAAAAATGTTACCTGGCTTGCGTTTGCCAAACAGCTTGAatccttttcttatttttccacTCGACTGGGGTTCATTAGGCGGGGGGTCCGTGCTCTCTGTTTGTACATCCATCTTCTCTCCCCGCGCTCTGAGTATCCTTCTGCCTGTTGTTATTATTCCAAAGCAAATAGATGGCGCGTTCACACGCAGAGCTTTACCTCCATTTGCAGCCGTGATCTACCTCTGCTGCACTCAGTGGTTCCTTTATTAGTCTGTATTCCtccctctgtctgtctctcccaCACAGCCTTTTCTCCTCTATTTCTCTCCACAAAGCCCCTCCCCTtcgccttcttttttttcccaccctCTGGCTGCACTCCctggttaccatggcaactgaGGAGCTAAGCAGCTTTCGTCAGCAATGCAGAGCCGAGGGCTGTCACCAGCCCACCCTGACCACAGctttctcttcttctctgtctgatgactttgtttacataaacagcaaaaacaaatgctCCATTATTAAGGATCAATTTTAATATAGGATGATCTGGTTTAACAGTAATATCTCATCCAGATCAACgttgcttttctctgctcctctctTGCTTCAAATCTTTTGCAGTAATGTTTCATAAAATATGAGATCATTTTATTTGCATGTGcaaattatttgttttcattgctGTGTTGTAAACATTTCGAAATAATgctcaaaaacaattttaaaaaatgagttttcagtacaaattaaacaaaattattcAATCAGACTTgcagtgtaaaaaaagaaaacaagagttaataaatgaataaactaaTTCGAAGGAAATTAAGTCAAGGCAAAAACGAAAAGTATATAGAATGTGATGTAGAATTTTATAGTCTTTGTTTTAGtgcattttttgaataaaaataattgcaaaAGTGTgacttgtttcctttttttacttggCATGTTTTTAGCCTTTGTGATGAAAGAAGTGTGACATCTGGTGGTTGTTTTAAGAATAGCATTTTTGTAAGGATCTATAAATAAAGTGTCTGTTCTATCTGTATGTATTGTCTAGCCCAGATAAGTCTATGTAAGAGGGTCAGCAGTTTTAAGACAAATCTGCCTGCTATTCCGATGAACCAGTAACCACATGAATAATAATGTAATCATACTTAAAggtaattctgtttttttttgttatcttgACAGGCTGAGGTGATTTTTTGTAGATAGTAAAATGGATTGAAGAAAAACATATTGTCATTGCATGTTAGTAAGCAAGCAACATGACTGACATTTAATGCAATAATGTCTCAAAGAAACTATGCACACCGTCAACGTTAAACTCCACTCTACGTCTAAAGAGAAAGTTAGTGTAATGCTCctacaaaaacatttactcTTTCAAAATTAATCTAAATGAGCGTTTAAAAAACTTAACACCTGTTTTTGTGGAACTTTTTGACTGGCAAAAATGGATACTGCTAACAATGTGACAAATATCCCAATTGCTGTCCAAATTTGGGACCTAAAATTTACCAGATAAATAGTGTGTTACAGAAACcttcagacaaaaacacacaaaggccagcaccaccaaaataaaagtaggtaaaatacagtttttttgtataaatgcATTGATTGAAGGTATTTTTCAAAGATGGCTCCACCTTAATGTTGTTGATGGAACACATTTGACAATTTAGACATCGAAAAACAtctcttttcatgttttttgccttttatcctttacaatcaaactttttttccccaacatttttttgataaaactaGCAATTAATGACCTAAAGTTTGGTTACTTCAAGTTTGTCAACATGAACAATTAAAACTGAGTTTTATAAACATCtcaaaaggcaaaacaaaaaaggtaataaaaaaaaaggtgttcatGACACTTGAACAACAACATGAACAACATCTTAGGTTAAAGCTTAGTTGTTTCATCACTTCTTAACTTGTAGAATTTAAACATTATTCGTTTTTAGACGTCATGCTCTGGGAGTGCCGTCTGCATGTTCCCCTTCTCTTCTGGAGCCTCGTTGGAGATTTCTTCATACGTGCGTCGGTACAAATTCCGAGTGAACAGACCGATGAGGAACATCTCCATTATCATGATCTGCTGACTCAGCACTGAAGAACAGAGACAATTAAAAACCAACCCACAATGATCAGACTggaaaataaacagcagaaatgtttcttacTGGATCCACGGGCCTGGGAGGAGAACGGGGGAGAGCAGGCGATGCTTCCATTTAAGGCCAAGATGTTGATAATTGCTGTCTGCAGCTGACTCAGAACCAGTATGATCTATGGATGGAATAAAGAATCCATTATTTACACTCACATTTAATTGTGAAGATATTTGTCAGTCAttgattctgcaagttgtcaCACTGAAAATGAAAGATATTTGTAATGTTCACGATGATACACTTTAACTGTGAGacagaatgtgaaaaaaaaactccagggAATcatattcaacatttttaaaattaattaatttgcataaaataagtatttatcAGCTACAAACAAGCAGACatgttaattcttttttttcttttttcttttcaaatttctTCTATCCTTCACTAATGACCTGTATTAATGTCCCCTGTTTGAACTGATTACCTGTAcagaagacacctgtccacacacttAAACACTCAGACTAGAACCTCTCCCCCTGACCAAGACCAGAGTTGACccaccgtaacccttgtgctatcctgtcgtatcactttaacattgggagttgggtcatctagacccactagacagtgcgctgaaccttttttcttcttattttatcttatttgaGAACCTCACTGGCTTCCattaattacatgaaatctttccacctttatccacctttgtcatggtaggaagaacatgtcagtgtaagggtggggtcatctaagatagcacaagggttaagtgccactccaatcatcttttcatctattttcaatgtgttcccagtggtcttttaattatgattatgccatttttaaactaaataaaaaaaacctgtgtcgttttttgaACATAGTATTTGCAGaacagcagaagttcattagaaatttgcctctgaattgtggacGGGTCGACGTTGCTGAGAATTCAGAGCATGGAACCTGCAGCCCGCCTAATGTATTTTCTACGACACAATAAAGTTCTTCTACAACTGGCATTTATTTGTCTGCGCCTAATTTTTCtacatgatttgaataaacaaatactcagaaatgcagttttgagatacattttgataatatatgtccttcaacatcagaaaaatgcgacaagaacatgttaataacaccaaaaacactagcCTCACAATTAGAAAACAAGGAGCAAGAAAATATGAAGCAATTAGAGTTGACTCACTTGGTAAA
The DNA window shown above is from Oryzias latipes chromosome 14, ASM223467v1 and carries:
- the LOC105355616 gene encoding APC membrane recruitment protein 2-like — protein: MDVQTESTDPPPNEPQSSGKIRKGFKLFGKRKPGNIFSIRSKGDGNNKSPVLRSQTSDGFSETPAPDSEQEPDKEKRQDVSQGETEQTEDETLREDAILAAAPARASISSVSSARSLSFLSLLRGSRRGVGDRRVQTVSQPVARQRRGLKGLFGNVKSRLKDKNDKQEVPPSPILRSSRANSVEIIKEDLTLTPKCQPRSLDSPETDVFTTHDGSAKPSSVTTTPKMKTANVSKTNEHVSPLPTSEPTLVPDDNSLTSLLADISSLLTFDSISGGGDIIADVEAEWGKASKAIDAAVTNVNPSSMSFISKTTISSPPASTTTQPIFSSAMTSPSTTLTTSTESSFISESVKLKIDSAHTSTSNKAELAPSATTTKPLTSPVMMTNFPGLSSSSKTSQSTPSSTSAPTTASSSTLVSSAPTSAGKRFADITPSPQSIASASKTVTLTTSSPGSMTHNPAVAVTQLPPVKLDSVNCLNLQKTNSFKPSQSAAAEGPKAPDTISTTCTITAKPSTSASIVSSEITTVPTSSTTSDSVFTAPSKPSLSTTLLDSNKTSPTVSAPHPSSTLTTANKAQPSPASAPVHSSAVDKTLPTIKASTSPASTDKTSSPPRLIPETATHAASPQSLAPTALSQITACHSQASSAQIPTSVSKAQGEVAQSKPIPTTAQVSDSLPKDLPAFVKMQAAPLKESSVPTRTSVSNACKYSAAPETTATSSSKDPVAPTQSAVFKVPAGPALSFSKESSASVSIPVSLPKTASTSAQITVSQPSANLPPCPITSISPPAPGMSEMPLSAKMRASTDYQLTSPDVVDGDRSQASLSKTREPLYEPRTELQQPPKEKKPTSVKASGLSKIPVVGGGRVVKIPVRESQYVNDESSRDPPTPIMEERPHFNSHEASKGSTAEASTPTSKIPVKHGAQTKDAPRTKIPVSKVPVRRAGNKPAAAGGGSQVRK